A region of Lycium barbarum isolate Lr01 chromosome 1, ASM1917538v2, whole genome shotgun sequence DNA encodes the following proteins:
- the LOC132641148 gene encoding flavin-containing monooxygenase FMO GS-OX-like 4, protein MQQANNQLIKHKKQHIQTQQTTKHKILPKVMILRSVISSNQPHYSLKTITHMTLVSPIPAPSHFPKILSMPQNTSKNVAVIGAGSAGLVTARELKREGHTVVIFERENQLGGTWVYTPDTESDPIGLDPNRNIIHSSLYSSLRVNLPREVMGFRDYPFVAKRKSGSDPRRYPGHKEVLDYLNDFAVEFGVLEVVRFGMEVGYVGVLENGKWKVSARKRGNDDVYDNEEYDAVVICNGHYTEPRIADIPGIEVWPGKQIHSHNYRDPEPFRDQVVVLIGGAASATDISREIAEVAKEVHISSRSATSGVPMKLPGYDNIWLHNMIEGVDSDGGVSFRDGSKVLAEIILHCTGYKYHFPFLESNGMVTVDDNRVGPLYKHIFPPAFAPSLSFVGLPWKVIPFCLCELQSKWIAGVLSGRISLPSKEDMNADIEALYSSMEAAGIPKRYTHNMDDCQFDYDDWLAAECGCTLSEEWRKQMYFISRKNRKTQPETYRDQWDDDDLIIQAHEDFVKYIPELARAQKLPR, encoded by the exons ATGCAACAAGCCAACAACCAGCTAATCAAACACAAAAAACAACATATACAAACTCAGCAaacaacaaaacataaaatattGCCCAAAGTCATGATTCTTCGAAGTGTCATCTCTTCAAACCAACCTCATTATTCTCTCAAAACAATTACACATATGACACTTGTATCCCCAATCCCAGCTCCATCCCATTTCCCCAAAATCCTCTCAATGCCTCAAAACACCTCCAAAAACGTCGCCGTTATCGGTGCGGGCTCAGCGGGCCTAGTTACGGCCCGAGAACTCAAACGAGAAGGCCACACTGTCGTTATATTCGAACGagaaaatcaattaggtggcacATGGGTTTACACACCCGACACAGAATCCGACCCGATTGGACTCGACCCGAACCGGAATATCATTCATTCAAGTCTTTATTCATCTCTACGTGTTAATCTACCAAGAGAAGTAATGGGTTTTCGGGATTACCCGTTTGTGGCAAAGAGGAAGTCGGGTAGTGACCCGAGAAGGTATCCGGGTCATAAGGAAGTGTTGGATTATTTGAATGATTTTGCGGTTGAGTTTGGGGTTTTGGAGGTTGTGAGATTTGGGATGGAAGTTGGGTATGTGGGAGTGTTGGAAAACGGGAAATGGAAAGTTAGTGCAAGAAAGAGAGGAAATGATGACGTGTATGATAATGAAGAGTATGATGCTGTTGTAATATGTAATGGACATTATACTGAACCAAGAATTGCTGATATTCCTG GAATTGAAGTCTGGCCAGGAAAGCAAATTCACAGCCACAATTACCGTGATCCTGAACCTTTTCGAGACCAA GTTGTTGTGCTGATAGGAGGTGCTGCAAGTGCTACTGATATCTCCAGAGAAATTGCTGAAGTTGCTAAAGAAGTCCACATTTCTTCTAGATCAGCTACAAGTGGAGTTCCGATGAAGCTGCCTGGCTATGATAATATTTGGCTCCATAATATG ATTGAAGGTGTTGACAGTGATGGTGGCGTGAGTTTTCGAGATGGTTCCAAAGTCCTTGCTGAAATCATCCTACACTGCACAGG GTACAAATatcattttccttttcttgaatCTAATGGGATGGTGACTGTGGATGACAACCGTGTTGGTCCACTTTACAAGCACATTTTCCCACCAGCCTTTGCTCCAAGTCTTTCATTTGTTGGGCTGCCTTGGAAG GTTATACCATTCTGCTTGTGTGAACTGCAAAGCAAGTGGATTGCTGGTGTTTTATCTGGTCGCATTTCTCTCCCATCAAAGGAAGATATGAATGCTGATATTGAAGCTCTCTACTCATCCATGGAAGCTGCTGGCATTCCAAAGCGGTACACTCACAATATGGATGATTGTCAG TTTGACTATGATGATTGGTTGGCTGCTGAGTGTGGATGTACACTCTCTGAAGAATGGAGAAAGCAAATGTATTTTATCTCAAGAAAGAATAGAAAGACTCAGCCCGAGACATATCGTGACCAGTGGGACGATGATGACTTAATCATTCAAGCTCATGAAGACTTCGTAAAATATATTCCTGAACTAGCTCGAGCACAGAAGCTCCCAAGATGA